One region of Streptomyces sp. CG4 genomic DNA includes:
- a CDS encoding alpha-ketoacid dehydrogenase subunit beta, translating to MTTVAVKPATMAQALTRALRDAMAADPAVHVMGEDVGALGGVFRVTDGLTKEFGEDRCTDTPLAEAGILGTAVGMAMYGLRPVVEMQFDAFAYPAFEQLISHVSRMRNRTRGRMPLPITIRVPYGGGIGGVEHHSDSSEAYYMATPGVHVVTPATVADAYGLLRQAIASDDPVVFLEPKRLYWSKDTWNPEHPTDVEPIGRAVVRRPGRSATLLTYGPSLPVCLEAAEAAQAEGWDLEVVDLRSLVPFDDETVCAAVRRTGRAVVVHESTGFGGPGGEIAARITERCFHHLEAPVLRVAGFDIPYPPPMLERHHLPGVDRILDAVARLQWEAEG from the coding sequence ATGACCACTGTGGCCGTCAAGCCCGCCACCATGGCGCAGGCCCTCACGCGCGCGTTGCGTGACGCGATGGCCGCCGACCCCGCCGTGCACGTCATGGGCGAGGACGTCGGCGCCCTCGGCGGTGTCTTCCGGGTCACCGACGGCCTCACCAAGGAGTTCGGCGAGGACCGCTGCACCGACACCCCGCTCGCCGAGGCCGGCATCCTCGGCACCGCCGTCGGCATGGCCATGTACGGCCTGCGCCCGGTGGTGGAGATGCAGTTCGACGCCTTCGCCTACCCCGCGTTCGAGCAGCTGATCAGCCATGTCTCCCGGATGCGCAACCGCACGCGCGGCCGGATGCCCCTGCCGATCACCATCCGCGTCCCGTACGGCGGCGGCATCGGCGGCGTCGAGCACCACAGCGACTCCTCCGAGGCGTACTACATGGCCACGCCCGGAGTGCACGTGGTCACGCCTGCGACCGTCGCCGACGCCTACGGCCTGCTGCGCCAGGCCATCGCCTCCGACGACCCGGTCGTCTTCCTGGAGCCGAAGCGGCTGTACTGGTCGAAGGACACCTGGAACCCCGAGCATCCGACGGACGTCGAGCCCATCGGCCGGGCGGTCGTCAGGCGCCCGGGCCGCAGCGCCACCCTCCTCACCTACGGCCCCTCCCTGCCGGTCTGCCTGGAGGCCGCCGAGGCCGCGCAGGCCGAGGGCTGGGACCTGGAAGTCGTCGACCTGCGCTCGCTGGTGCCGTTCGACGACGAGACGGTCTGCGCGGCCGTCCGGCGCACCGGACGCGCGGTCGTCGTCCACGAGTCCACCGGGTTCGGCGGACCGGGCGGCGAGATCGCGGCCCGGATCACCGAGCGCTGTTTCCACCACCTGGAGGCGCCGGTGCTGCGCGTGGCCGGCTTCGACATCCCCTACCCGCCGCCCATGCTGGAGCGGCACCATCTGCCCGGCGTCGACCGCATCCTGGACGCCGTGGCCCGGCTGCAGTGGGAGGCCGAGGGCTGA
- the pdhA gene encoding pyruvate dehydrogenase (acetyl-transferring) E1 component subunit alpha → MTVMEQRGAYRPSPPPAWQPRMDPAPLLPDAEPYRVLGTEAAAKADPDLLRRLYAQLVRGRRYNTQATALTKQGRLAVYPSSTGQEACEVAAALALEERDWLFPSYRDTLAVVARGVDPVEALTLLRGDWHSGYDPSAHRVAPLSTPLATQLPHAVGLAHAARLKGDDVVALALVGDGGTSEGDFHEALNFAAVWQAPVVFLVQNNGFAISVPLAKQTAAPSLAHKAVGYGMPGRLVDGNDAAAVHEVLSDAVRHARAGGGPTLVEAVTYRIDAHTNADDATRYRADAEVEAWRAHDPIELLEAELTGRGLLDEAGIETARQDAEEMAADLRDRMNRDPELDPMALFDHVYAETTAQLREQRALLRAELEAEQEQHGEREGGAR, encoded by the coding sequence ATGACGGTCATGGAGCAGCGGGGCGCGTACCGGCCATCGCCGCCGCCCGCCTGGCAGCCCCGTATGGACCCCGCGCCGCTGCTGCCCGACGCCGAGCCCTACCGCGTCCTCGGTACGGAGGCGGCCGCCAAGGCCGATCCGGACCTGCTGCGCCGGCTCTATGCCCAGCTGGTGCGCGGCCGCCGCTACAACACACAGGCCACCGCCCTCACCAAACAGGGCCGCCTCGCCGTCTACCCCTCCAGCACCGGCCAGGAGGCCTGCGAGGTCGCCGCCGCCCTGGCCCTGGAAGAGCGCGACTGGCTCTTCCCCAGCTACCGCGACACGCTCGCCGTCGTCGCCCGCGGCGTCGACCCCGTCGAGGCCCTCACCCTGCTGCGCGGCGACTGGCACAGCGGCTACGACCCCTCCGCCCACCGCGTGGCCCCCCTCTCCACCCCGCTGGCCACCCAGCTGCCGCACGCCGTCGGTCTCGCCCACGCCGCCCGCCTCAAGGGCGACGACGTGGTCGCGCTCGCCCTGGTCGGCGACGGCGGCACCAGCGAGGGCGACTTCCACGAGGCGCTGAACTTCGCCGCCGTCTGGCAGGCACCCGTCGTCTTCCTCGTACAGAACAACGGCTTCGCGATCTCCGTCCCGCTCGCCAAGCAGACCGCAGCGCCCTCCCTGGCCCACAAGGCCGTCGGGTACGGCATGCCGGGCCGGCTGGTCGACGGCAACGACGCGGCGGCCGTGCACGAGGTCCTCAGCGACGCCGTACGGCACGCGCGTGCGGGCGGCGGCCCGACCCTGGTGGAAGCGGTGACCTACCGGATCGACGCCCACACCAACGCCGACGACGCCACCCGCTACCGCGCCGACGCCGAGGTCGAGGCCTGGCGCGCCCACGACCCGATCGAGTTGCTGGAGGCGGAGCTGACCGGGCGCGGGCTGCTCGACGAGGCCGGTATCGAGACCGCCCGGCAGGACGCCGAGGAGATGGCAGCCGACCTGCGCGACCGCATGAACCGCGACCCCGAACTGGACCCCATGGCCCTCTTCGACCACGTCTACGCCGAGACCACCGCCCAACTACGGGAACAGCGCGCCCTGCTCAGGGCCGAACTGGAAGCCGAGCAGGAGCAGCACGGCGAGCGGGAAGGCGGCGCCCGATGA
- a CDS encoding Lrp/AsnC family transcriptional regulator has translation MADGPQDGAALSPPRPLDGAPLPPPRPLDAIDQDILKILQADGRASIRSVAERVHVSRANAYARINRLVEDGVIRGFAARVDHERAGHGTSAYITLKIVQNTWRTVREQLRQLPGASHIALVGGDFDVLLLVHTPDNRALRELVLTRLQAIPEVLSTRTLLVFEEEDLEPEA, from the coding sequence ATGGCCGACGGACCGCAGGACGGCGCCGCACTTTCGCCGCCGCGCCCGCTGGACGGCGCCCCCTTGCCGCCGCCACGGCCGCTCGACGCCATCGATCAGGACATTCTGAAGATCTTGCAGGCGGACGGCCGCGCCTCGATACGGTCCGTCGCCGAACGCGTCCATGTCTCGCGCGCCAACGCCTACGCACGCATCAACCGGCTCGTCGAGGACGGCGTCATCCGCGGCTTCGCCGCGCGCGTGGACCACGAGCGGGCCGGGCACGGCACGTCGGCGTACATCACGCTGAAGATCGTCCAGAACACCTGGCGCACGGTCCGCGAGCAGCTCAGGCAGCTGCCCGGTGCCTCCCACATCGCGCTCGTGGGCGGTGACTTCGACGTGCTGCTGCTGGTGCACACGCCCGACAACAGGGCGCTGCGCGAGCTGGTGCTCACCCGGCTCCAGGCGATCCCCGAGGTGCTCAGCACCCGCACGCTGCTGGTGTTCGAGGAGGAGGACCTGGAGCCGGAGGCATAA
- a CDS encoding TetR/AcrR family transcriptional regulator: MTTAKRDTYTPETLLSVAVQVFNERGYDGTSMEHLSKAAGISKSSIYHHVSGKEELLSRAVSRALDGLFAILEEEHARVGRSVDRLEHVVRRMVEVLIGELPYVTLLLRVRGNTATERWALERRRDFDHRVAELLKAAAADGDVRGDVEVRLATRLVFGMINSIVEWYRPDPRGVGEREVADAVVRLVFAGLRRD, from the coding sequence ATGACCACGGCCAAGCGCGACACGTACACGCCCGAGACACTGCTCTCCGTGGCCGTCCAGGTCTTCAACGAGCGCGGCTACGACGGCACCTCCATGGAGCACCTGTCCAAGGCCGCCGGCATCTCCAAGTCCTCGATCTACCACCACGTCAGCGGCAAGGAGGAGCTCCTGAGCCGGGCCGTCAGCCGCGCCCTGGACGGCCTGTTCGCCATCCTGGAAGAGGAGCACGCGCGCGTGGGGCGGTCCGTGGACCGGCTGGAGCACGTGGTGCGGCGCATGGTCGAGGTCCTCATAGGCGAGCTGCCGTACGTGACGCTGCTGCTGCGGGTGCGCGGCAACACCGCGACCGAGCGGTGGGCGCTGGAGCGGCGGCGCGACTTCGACCACCGGGTCGCGGAGCTGCTGAAGGCCGCGGCGGCCGACGGCGACGTCCGCGGCGACGTCGAGGTCCGCCTGGCCACCCGGCTGGTCTTCGGCATGATCAACTCGATCGTGGAGTGGTACCGGCCGGACCCGCGGGGCGTCGGCGAACGCGAGGTGGCCGACGCGGTGGTCCGGCTGGTCTTCGCGGGCCTGCGCCGGGACTGA
- a CDS encoding 3-hydroxyacyl-CoA dehydrogenase, producing the protein MTALDLSSPVAVVGTGTMGQGIAQVALVAGHPVRLYDTVAGRARDAAAAIGARLDRLVEKGRLGAADRDAARARLAPVESLAELADCGLVVEAVLERLDVKQQLFGELEEIVAEDCLLATNTSSLSVTAIGGALRRPGRFVGLHFFNPAPLLPLVEVVSGFATDVTSATRAYETARAWGKTPVACADTPGFIVNRIARPFYAEAFAVYEAQAADPATIDAVLRESGGFRMGAFELTDLIGQDVNESVTHSVWQSFFQDVRFTPSLAQRRLVESGRLGRKTGHGWYDHSEGAERPEPHTADKEQPPAYVVAEGGLGPAAELLTLIRAAGIQVREEDEDNGTRLVLPSGGQLVLADGQTCVEFRDVVHFDLALDYRAATRIALSACHETSPQTLAEATGLFQALGKDVSVIGDVPGLIVARTVARIIDLAHDAVAKGVATEEDIDTAMRLGVNYPLGPFEWDRRLGREFAFDVLDEMHERDPSGRYAPSLALYRHAYAIDKRESTS; encoded by the coding sequence ATGACAGCACTCGACCTCAGCAGCCCCGTGGCCGTCGTCGGCACCGGCACCATGGGCCAGGGCATCGCCCAGGTCGCGCTGGTCGCAGGCCACCCAGTGCGGCTGTACGACACCGTCGCCGGGCGCGCCCGGGACGCTGCCGCGGCGATCGGTGCCCGCCTCGACCGGCTCGTGGAGAAGGGCAGGCTCGGTGCCGCCGACCGGGACGCGGCCCGTGCCCGCCTCGCGCCCGTGGAAAGCCTCGCGGAGCTGGCGGACTGCGGACTGGTCGTCGAGGCCGTCCTGGAACGGCTGGACGTCAAACAGCAGCTCTTCGGTGAGCTGGAGGAGATCGTCGCCGAGGACTGCCTGCTCGCCACCAACACCTCCTCGCTGTCGGTGACGGCCATCGGCGGTGCCCTGCGCCGTCCCGGCCGCTTCGTGGGCCTGCACTTCTTCAATCCGGCCCCGCTGCTGCCGCTGGTCGAGGTCGTCTCCGGGTTCGCCACCGACGTCACGTCGGCCACGCGCGCGTACGAGACCGCCCGCGCCTGGGGCAAGACCCCGGTGGCCTGCGCCGACACCCCGGGTTTCATCGTCAACCGGATCGCCCGGCCGTTCTACGCCGAAGCCTTCGCGGTCTACGAGGCCCAGGCCGCCGACCCGGCCACCATCGACGCGGTCCTGCGCGAGTCCGGCGGCTTCAGGATGGGCGCCTTCGAGCTGACCGACCTGATCGGGCAGGACGTCAACGAGTCGGTGACCCACTCCGTGTGGCAGTCCTTCTTCCAGGACGTGCGCTTCACCCCGTCCCTGGCCCAGCGCCGGCTCGTGGAGTCCGGCCGCCTCGGCCGCAAGACCGGGCACGGCTGGTACGACCACTCCGAAGGCGCCGAGCGGCCCGAACCGCACACCGCCGACAAGGAGCAGCCGCCCGCGTACGTCGTCGCCGAGGGCGGCCTCGGCCCCGCGGCCGAACTGCTCACGCTGATCCGCGCGGCGGGCATCCAGGTCCGCGAGGAGGACGAGGACAACGGCACCCGCCTGGTGCTGCCGAGCGGCGGCCAGCTGGTCCTCGCCGACGGGCAGACCTGCGTGGAGTTCCGGGACGTCGTCCACTTCGACCTCGCCCTGGACTACCGCGCGGCCACCCGCATCGCCCTGTCCGCCTGCCACGAGACCTCGCCGCAGACCCTCGCCGAGGCCACCGGCCTCTTCCAGGCCCTCGGCAAGGACGTCAGCGTCATCGGTGACGTCCCCGGCCTGATCGTCGCGCGCACCGTCGCCCGGATCATCGACCTCGCCCATGACGCCGTCGCCAAGGGCGTCGCCACCGAGGAGGACATCGACACGGCCATGCGCCTCGGGGTGAACTACCCGCTCGGCCCGTTCGAGTGGGACCGCAGGCTCGGCCGCGAGTTCGCCTTCGACGTGCTGGACGAGATGCACGAGCGCGATCCCTCCGGACGCTACGCGCCCTCCCTCGCGCTCTACCGCCACGCGTACGCCATAGACAAGCGGGAGAGCACCTCATGA
- the paaN gene encoding phenylacetic acid degradation protein PaaN, whose translation MAAELTAHALIAKHRPTLDQALEAIRTRAYWSPHPEHPKAYGENGSLDAATGKAAFDALLGNRLDLADQPGIDDWVGDEVSPYGIELGVTYPHVDIDVLLPAMKAGQRAWREAGAELRAMVCLEILKRISDRTHQFAHAVMHTSGQAFMMAFQAGGPHAQDRGLEAVAYAYAEQVRTPETAEWTKPQGKRDPLALTKRFTPVPRGLALVIGCNTFPTWNGYPGLFASLATGNAVLVKPHPRAVLPLALTVQLARQVLAETGFDPNLVALAAERPGEGIAKTLATRPEIRIIDYTGSTSFGDWLEANARQAQVYTEKAGVNTVIVHSTDDYKGMLSNLAFSLSLYSGQMCTTPQNLLIPRDGIRTDQGPKTFDEVSADLARAVDGLLGDDARANALLGAIVNPDVKARLEAAAGLGEVALASREISNPEFPGAVVRTPVVVKLDGAKPDDQAAYMSECFGPVSFAVAVDSAGDAVELLRRTIREKGAMTVGAYTTDPEVERAIEEVCLEEAAQLSLNLTGGVYVNQTAAFSDFHGSGGNPAANAALTDGAFVANRFRVVEVRRQA comes from the coding sequence ATGGCCGCCGAACTGACCGCCCACGCTCTGATCGCGAAGCACCGGCCCACTCTGGACCAGGCGCTGGAAGCGATCCGCACGCGCGCGTACTGGTCGCCGCATCCCGAGCATCCGAAGGCCTACGGCGAGAACGGCAGCCTGGACGCGGCGACGGGCAAGGCCGCCTTCGACGCCCTGCTGGGCAACCGCCTCGACCTCGCCGACCAGCCCGGCATCGACGACTGGGTGGGCGACGAGGTCTCCCCGTACGGCATCGAGCTGGGCGTGACCTATCCGCACGTGGACATCGACGTGCTGCTGCCCGCGATGAAGGCCGGACAGCGCGCCTGGCGGGAGGCTGGCGCAGAGCTGCGGGCCATGGTCTGCCTGGAGATCCTCAAGCGGATCAGCGACCGCACCCACCAGTTCGCGCACGCGGTCATGCACACGAGCGGGCAGGCGTTCATGATGGCGTTCCAGGCCGGCGGCCCGCACGCCCAGGACCGCGGCCTGGAGGCGGTGGCGTACGCGTACGCGGAGCAGGTCCGCACGCCCGAGACGGCCGAGTGGACCAAGCCGCAGGGCAAGCGCGACCCGCTGGCCCTCACCAAGCGGTTCACACCGGTCCCGCGCGGCCTCGCCCTGGTCATCGGCTGCAACACCTTCCCGACCTGGAACGGCTATCCGGGCCTGTTCGCCTCCCTGGCGACCGGCAACGCGGTCCTGGTCAAGCCGCACCCGCGCGCGGTGCTGCCGCTCGCCCTCACCGTGCAGCTCGCGCGCCAGGTGCTCGCCGAGACCGGCTTCGACCCGAACCTGGTGGCGCTGGCCGCCGAGCGCCCCGGCGAGGGCATCGCCAAGACCCTCGCGACCCGCCCCGAGATCCGGATCATCGACTACACCGGGTCGACGTCCTTCGGTGACTGGCTGGAGGCCAACGCCCGCCAGGCGCAGGTCTACACGGAGAAGGCCGGCGTCAACACGGTGATCGTGCACTCCACGGACGACTACAAGGGCATGCTGTCGAACCTGGCGTTCTCGCTGTCCCTGTACAGCGGCCAGATGTGCACCACCCCGCAGAACCTGCTCATCCCGCGGGACGGCATCCGCACCGACCAGGGCCCCAAGACCTTCGACGAGGTCTCCGCCGACCTCGCCCGCGCGGTCGACGGTCTCCTCGGCGACGACGCGCGCGCGAACGCCCTGCTGGGCGCGATCGTCAACCCGGACGTCAAGGCCCGCCTGGAGGCCGCCGCCGGCCTCGGCGAAGTCGCCCTCGCCTCACGGGAGATCAGCAACCCCGAGTTCCCCGGCGCGGTCGTGCGTACCCCGGTCGTCGTCAAGCTGGACGGCGCCAAGCCGGACGACCAGGCCGCCTACATGAGCGAGTGCTTCGGCCCCGTCTCCTTCGCCGTCGCGGTCGACTCGGCCGGCGACGCGGTGGAGCTGCTGCGCCGCACGATCCGTGAGAAGGGCGCCATGACGGTCGGCGCCTACACCACCGACCCCGAGGTCGAGCGGGCGATCGAGGAGGTGTGCCTGGAGGAGGCGGCCCAGCTGTCGCTCAACCTGACCGGCGGGGTGTACGTGAACCAGACCGCGGCCTTCTCCGACTTCCACGGCTCGGGCGGCAACCC